The following are encoded together in the Candidatus Bandiella woodruffii genome:
- the gshA gene encoding glutamate--cysteine ligase has translation MNKESNNAVLELNNFLSQNNKKVNDWLDSKTLETTPVYSSVDIRNAGFKIAPVDTNLFPSGFNNLGVDSIGLAIQYFNVFFKKHFPEVKRLAVVVEAFTRNANYLDHLKVLLKILNNTGLEIKFVSLHGESSDYAKDMGVEIFQAKRSGRTLTVSKNWIPELVLLNNDLTEEVPNELMDLTIPVLPDIKYGWHSRKKSCHYYEYNELVKQFCQEFSIDPWIISTYFTQCENVSFKMKEGLECIAHNVDKLVVKIQQKYNEYHIKEEPVVFIKANNGTFGRGIISVRNGEEILNINKKLRNSLDVIKGSVTNSQVVIQESISTIEMIENYHAENIIYMVDRKAVGKFARYNIHKGVSHNLNSRGMFFAPSSMAMMPSEVFTSTLATIAVAYENIEYTHE, from the coding sequence ATGAATAAAGAAAGTAATAACGCTGTTTTAGAACTGAATAATTTTCTTTCTCAAAACAACAAAAAAGTCAATGATTGGTTGGACAGCAAAACATTAGAAACCACCCCAGTCTACTCGTCAGTGGACATCAGAAATGCCGGCTTTAAAATTGCCCCGGTGGATACTAATCTGTTCCCTTCTGGGTTTAATAACCTGGGTGTGGATTCAATAGGGCTTGCAATACAGTACTTCAACGTTTTTTTTAAGAAACACTTTCCCGAAGTTAAGAGATTGGCTGTAGTGGTGGAAGCTTTTACTAGAAACGCAAATTACCTCGATCATCTAAAAGTTCTTTTAAAAATTTTAAATAATACTGGTTTAGAGATAAAGTTCGTCTCGCTTCATGGTGAATCGTCAGATTATGCAAAAGATATGGGAGTTGAAATTTTTCAGGCTAAACGAAGTGGAAGAACTTTAACGGTTAGTAAGAATTGGATTCCAGAGCTGGTACTTTTAAACAATGACCTCACAGAGGAGGTGCCAAATGAGTTAATGGACTTAACGATTCCCGTATTACCTGATATAAAATATGGTTGGCATAGCAGAAAAAAATCCTGTCATTATTATGAATACAATGAATTGGTTAAGCAATTTTGCCAAGAGTTTTCCATTGATCCATGGATTATCTCCACCTATTTTACGCAATGCGAAAACGTGAGCTTTAAAATGAAGGAGGGACTGGAATGTATTGCACACAATGTGGATAAGCTTGTGGTAAAAATTCAGCAGAAGTACAACGAGTACCACATCAAAGAAGAGCCGGTTGTTTTTATAAAAGCCAATAACGGGACTTTTGGCAGGGGAATTATTTCTGTAAGAAATGGGGAGGAAATATTAAACATTAATAAAAAGCTGCGGAACAGTCTTGACGTGATAAAGGGCAGTGTCACAAACTCTCAAGTAGTGATTCAAGAAAGCATCAGTACTATAGAGATGATTGAAAATTACCACGCTGAAAATATAATCTATATGGTGGATAGGAAAGCAGTGGGAAAATTTGCCAGATATAACATACACAAAGGTGTAAGCCACAACTTGAATTCCAGAGGCATGTTTTTCGCCCCAAGTTCAATGGCAATGATGCCATCGGAAGTTTTTACAAGCACCCTTGCGACTATTGCCGTTGCGTACGAAAATATTGAATATACACATGAGTGA
- the pgeF gene encoding peptidoglycan editing factor PgeF encodes MSEICIKSVLLDGLGVQHGFFTRKGGYSKGPYSSLNCKFDVGDLNQNLERNLQVVADSLDIDLANITLLKQIHSSTVVQADNSINQLTGDAVFTKRAKSAVAVVTADCVPILIWDDKNKIAMVVHAGWRGAYGGVIQNAISKIKEFKEPKIYAAIGPCIRQVHYEVEENFRQLFIKQNQYNEKYFVSSINGFPSKVGADLTTRFTIKTCLHMESNEKKFLFNLPKYCYDILLESGVQNIDDLGIDTYSNEEHFFSCRRAQHKNEVSFGCQISIMVAPQAVRNILVRS; translated from the coding sequence ATGAGTGAAATATGTATAAAATCTGTTTTATTGGATGGTCTCGGGGTACAGCATGGTTTTTTTACAAGAAAAGGAGGCTATAGTAAAGGACCATATAGTAGTCTCAATTGTAAATTTGATGTTGGTGATCTGAACCAAAATCTGGAACGAAATTTGCAAGTGGTTGCCGATTCCTTAGATATCGATCTGGCCAACATCACGTTGTTAAAACAGATACACTCCAGTACGGTTGTGCAGGCAGATAATAGTATTAATCAATTGACGGGAGATGCTGTTTTTACAAAACGCGCTAAAAGCGCGGTTGCTGTTGTAACAGCGGACTGTGTGCCCATATTGATTTGGGATGATAAAAATAAAATTGCCATGGTTGTGCATGCTGGGTGGAGAGGAGCATATGGCGGTGTTATACAAAATGCCATTAGTAAAATAAAAGAATTCAAGGAACCGAAAATCTATGCTGCAATAGGGCCATGCATAAGGCAAGTGCATTATGAAGTGGAAGAAAATTTCCGCCAATTATTCATCAAACAAAATCAGTACAATGAAAAATATTTCGTCAGTTCAATCAATGGATTTCCATCAAAAGTTGGGGCTGATTTGACGACACGATTCACAATAAAAACTTGTTTACACATGGAGTCTAACGAAAAAAAGTTTTTATTCAATTTACCAAAATATTGCTATGACATATTGCTTGAGAGTGGAGTTCAAAATATAGACGATTTAGGCATCGACACATATTCAAATGAGGAGCATTTTTTCAGCTGCAGAAGAGCGCAGCATAAAAATGAGGTAAGCTTTGGGTGTCAAATCTCTATTATGGTTGCCCCTCAGGCAGTTCGTAATATCTTGGTTAGAAGTTAG
- the uvrA gene encoding excinuclease ABC subunit UvrA: MHNYILVRGAKEHNLKNLDIDIPKNSLVVITGVSGSGKSSLAFDTIYAEGQRRYVESLSSYARQFLEMHGKPDVESIDGLSPAIAIDQKAASKNPRSTVATATEIYDYLRVLFARIGVPYSPATGLPIKKQSATQMVDALMRLPKGSNVILLAPVVRGQKGEHKKDLLQYRRLGYEKLKLDGKYYDFDELPHIDKNKKHDIELVVDRIKIEGDSRDRLVDGVESVLKISKGQLYAEVQHTKSDKVEIIIFSEKFSCPVSGFSLPEIEPRIFSFNSPYGACSMCNGFGKIMSFDEKLVIPKPTLSLVEGAIAPWQKKNSRYSNAQDKFYESLIDALSKHYDFNPEIPFESLPTDIQKVILYGSGEEIIKFSYQDGYRMSTVSKAYKGAIPLLEEKAQKTESSYMIEELSKYQVQVNCRECSGYRVKKDSLCVKINNKHIGEVSELTIDQAHEWFKKLNKELDSMQVKISKLILKEIERRLKFLINVGLDYLTLNRPSSTLSGGESQRIRLASQIGSSLTGVLYVLDEPSIGLHQADNDKLIDSLKELRDLGNSVLVVEHDEDTMRQADYLIDIGRYAGVNGGEIMAQGTPEEVAKNPESLTGKYLSGEYFIPVPKERRGYNKNKVIHIKNVTTNNLKNVDVDIPIGNFVAVTGVSGSGKSSLVLQTLYGVVMKKLHHSNIECGEYSEIRGLENIDKVIEIDQQPIGRTPRSNPATYTGVFSPIRDWFAGLKESKLRGYLPGRFSFNVKGGRCEVCEGDGLLKIEMHFLPDVYVKCEECDGKRYNKETLQIKYNDKTISDVLEMTVDEGLKFFENLPLINEKLRALHEVGLGYISIGQSATTLSGGEAQRIKLAKELSKKSTGRTLYILDEPTTGLHSHDIQNLLKVLHELVNMGNTIVVIEHNLDVIKTADYIIDIGPHGGEKGGEVVAKGTPEEVAKSKGSLTGKYLADKLR, translated from the coding sequence ATGCATAATTATATTCTAGTACGTGGTGCGAAGGAGCACAATTTAAAAAATCTTGATATTGACATACCAAAAAATAGTTTGGTGGTAATTACGGGGGTAAGTGGTTCGGGCAAGTCATCTTTGGCTTTTGATACAATTTATGCTGAAGGTCAGAGGCGATATGTGGAAAGCCTTTCTTCATATGCAAGACAATTTTTGGAAATGCATGGCAAGCCAGATGTTGAATCGATAGATGGGTTGTCTCCTGCGATTGCCATAGATCAAAAGGCTGCTTCAAAAAACCCTAGATCAACAGTTGCAACTGCTACAGAAATTTATGACTACCTAAGGGTATTATTTGCACGTATTGGCGTACCGTATTCTCCTGCCACTGGACTGCCCATCAAGAAACAAAGTGCAACGCAAATGGTGGATGCGCTTATGAGGTTACCAAAGGGAAGTAATGTGATATTGCTTGCTCCTGTGGTGCGTGGTCAGAAAGGTGAACACAAAAAAGATTTGTTACAATATCGTCGATTGGGGTATGAAAAACTTAAGTTGGATGGTAAGTATTACGATTTTGATGAGCTGCCGCATATCGACAAAAATAAAAAGCACGATATTGAACTTGTGGTTGATAGGATAAAGATTGAGGGCGATTCAAGGGACAGGTTGGTTGATGGTGTTGAGAGTGTTCTAAAAATATCAAAAGGGCAGCTATATGCAGAAGTTCAGCATACAAAAAGTGATAAGGTGGAGATAATTATCTTTTCTGAAAAGTTTTCTTGTCCTGTCTCTGGGTTCTCTTTGCCTGAAATTGAGCCCAGAATTTTTTCATTCAACAGCCCTTATGGGGCATGCAGTATGTGCAATGGGTTTGGTAAAATAATGAGTTTTGACGAAAAATTAGTAATACCAAAACCAACCCTCTCTTTAGTTGAAGGAGCAATTGCTCCTTGGCAAAAGAAAAATTCCAGATACTCTAATGCCCAAGACAAGTTTTATGAAAGTCTGATAGATGCTTTGTCCAAGCATTATGACTTTAACCCGGAAATACCATTTGAAAGTTTACCAACTGACATACAGAAAGTGATACTATATGGAAGTGGTGAGGAAATCATAAAATTTTCTTATCAAGACGGGTACAGAATGTCAACTGTGAGCAAAGCATATAAAGGAGCCATCCCGCTCCTGGAAGAGAAAGCCCAAAAAACGGAAAGTAGCTATATGATTGAAGAACTTTCCAAATATCAAGTTCAAGTTAATTGCCGTGAATGCTCAGGTTATAGGGTGAAAAAAGACTCGTTATGCGTGAAAATCAATAACAAGCATATAGGCGAAGTTTCAGAGCTGACAATAGATCAGGCACATGAATGGTTTAAGAAGCTAAATAAGGAGCTTGATTCCATGCAAGTGAAAATTTCAAAATTGATTTTAAAAGAAATCGAGAGAAGATTGAAATTTTTGATCAATGTGGGATTGGATTACTTAACCCTCAATCGGCCATCCTCAACGCTCTCTGGTGGAGAAAGTCAAAGAATCAGGTTAGCTTCTCAGATAGGTTCAAGCTTAACTGGAGTGCTTTATGTACTGGATGAACCATCCATAGGTTTACATCAAGCTGATAACGACAAGTTGATAGATAGCTTGAAGGAGCTTAGAGACTTGGGAAACTCTGTTTTAGTTGTGGAACATGATGAAGATACGATGAGGCAAGCTGATTACTTAATTGACATTGGAAGATATGCAGGAGTGAATGGTGGGGAGATTATGGCTCAAGGCACTCCTGAGGAGGTGGCTAAAAATCCTGAAAGTCTAACCGGAAAATATTTGTCGGGGGAATATTTTATCCCGGTACCAAAAGAAAGAAGGGGGTACAATAAGAACAAGGTGATACATATAAAAAATGTCACTACTAACAACCTAAAAAACGTTGATGTGGATATTCCTATTGGGAATTTTGTTGCGGTCACTGGTGTTTCTGGTAGTGGCAAATCCAGTTTAGTATTGCAAACTTTATATGGTGTGGTTATGAAAAAATTGCATCATAGCAATATAGAATGCGGTGAGTATAGTGAGATACGTGGGCTGGAAAATATAGATAAAGTCATTGAAATTGATCAGCAGCCAATTGGAAGAACTCCAAGGTCTAACCCAGCAACGTATACCGGTGTTTTTTCACCAATCAGAGACTGGTTTGCAGGATTAAAAGAATCAAAACTGCGTGGTTATTTGCCGGGAAGATTCTCTTTCAATGTAAAGGGTGGAAGATGCGAGGTGTGTGAGGGAGATGGGTTGCTAAAGATAGAGATGCATTTTTTACCTGATGTGTACGTCAAGTGTGAAGAATGTGATGGAAAGCGGTATAATAAGGAGACTTTGCAGATTAAGTACAATGACAAAACTATATCTGATGTCCTTGAGATGACAGTCGATGAAGGGCTTAAGTTTTTTGAAAACCTGCCCCTCATCAATGAAAAGCTTAGAGCGTTGCATGAAGTTGGATTGGGTTACATAAGCATTGGACAATCTGCAACAACACTTTCGGGTGGTGAAGCTCAAAGAATAAAACTTGCAAAAGAGCTTTCAAAAAAGTCCACAGGAAGAACATTATACATATTAGATGAACCCACAACAGGGTTGCATAGCCATGATATACAAAATCTATTAAAAGTTCTGCATGAACTGGTTAATATGGGGAATACAATTGTTGTAATAGAACATAACCTCGATGTTATAAAAACAGCGGATTACATTATAGATATCGGTCCTCACGGTGGTGAAAAAGGCGGAGAGGTAGTGGCAAAAGGTACGCCTGAAGAAGTGGCCAAGAGCAAGGGAAGTTTAACAGGGAAGTACTTAGCTGATAAGCTCAGGTAG